In Lolium rigidum isolate FL_2022 chromosome 7, APGP_CSIRO_Lrig_0.1, whole genome shotgun sequence, the DNA window tccatatgcaacagcggagcgtgtatctctcccacaaagtgaatgctaggatccattttattcaaacaaaaacaaaaacaaaaacaaaccgacgctccaagtaaagaacacaagatgtgattgaataaaaatatagtttcggggaggaactcgatgatgttgtcgatgaagaaggggatgccttgggcatccccaagcttagatgcttgagtattcttgaaatatgcaggggtgaaccacgggggcatccccaagcttagagctttcactcctcttgatcatagtatatcattctcctctcttgacccttgaaaacttccttcacaccaaacttcaagcaaactcattagagggttagtgcacaattaataattcacatgttcagaggtggcacaatcattctttacacttctggacattgcataaagctactggacattaatggatcaaagaaatgaatccaacatagcaaaagaggcaatgcgaaataaaaggcagaatctgttaaaaacagaacagtccgtaaatacgaatttaaagctggcaccagacttgctcaaatggaaaaactcaaaactaatgaaagttgcgtacatatctgaggatcacgctcgtaaattggcagatttttttgaattttctacagagaactgtgcccagattcgtgacagacagcaatgctgtttctgcgcagcgatcccaaatataacatcaactttgacatagaaactttacttggcacaacaaaacacaaaactaagataaggagaggttgctacagtagtaaacaacttccaaaacacaaatataaaacaaagtactgtagtaaaaaaaaacacatgggttatctcccaagaagttctttctttatagccattaagatgggctcagcagttttaatgatgcactcgtaagaaataagagttgaagcaaaagagagcatcaagaggcaaattcaaaacacatttaagtctaacatgcttcctatgcataggaatcttgtaaataaacaagttcatgaagagcaaagtaacaagtataggaagataaaacaagtgtagcttcaaaaatttcagcacatagagaggtgttttagtaacatgaaaatatttacaaccatattttcctctctcataataactttcagtagcaacatgagcaaactcaacaatataactatcacataaagcattcttatcatgagtctcatgcataaaataattactactcccaacataagcatagtcattcttattaattgtagtgggagcaaattcaacaaagtagctatcaaatataggaggtatattgtaatcataatcaaatttatcctccataacaggtggtaacaaaagactactatcattataatcatcataaatgggaggcaaagtatcatcaaagtaaattttctcctcaatgcttgggggactaaaaatatcatgctcatcaaagccagacttccccaagcttagaattttccatagcattagcaacaatagtgttcaaagcattcatattaatatgttccatgggttttttaattttcgcatcaaaccatccatgtcttaaatcaggaaatagaataaaaaggtcattgttgtccattatgcctaactagtgtaaacaagaaaccaaatgtcgcaattgcagagtctaaaggaaatagcttcgagcacacacacaatggtgccagaaaagtactgttacctgaaaccggagtatgagtgccttttacctttcctccccggcaacggcgccagaaaagtgcttgatgtctacgggtgcttctattcttgtagacagtgttgggcctccaagagcagaggtttgtagaacagctgacaagtttcccttaagtggattacccaaggtttatcgaactcagggaggaagaggtcaaagatatccctctcatgcacccctgcaaccacaaagcaagaagtctcttgtgtccccaacacacctaataggtgtactagttcggcgaagagatagtgaaatacaagtggtatgaatgaatatgagcgatagtatggcgccgtgaaaagtgcttgctggcgtgcgattgatggtagtaatattgtaggaagtaaacaagcgagtagtaacacggcaGTAGTAACTCGAGTAAaatagtaacaagcagcgatagcgatatttaggaacaaggcctagggattagactttcactagtggacactctcaacattgatcacataacagaatagataaatgcatactctacactctcttgttggatgatgaacacattgcgtaggattacacgaaccctcaatgccggagttaacaagctccacaattaaatgttcatatttaagtaaccttagagtgtaagatagatcaatacaactaaaccaagtactaacgtagcatgcacacttgtcaccttcatgcttatgtaggaggaataatacacatcaatactatcatagcaatagttaacttcacaatctacaagagatcatgatcatagcataaaccaagtactaacacggatgcacacactgtcaccattacatcgtgtaggaggaataaaactactttaataacattgctagagtagcacatagataaattgtgatacaaaacacattgcaatcataaagagatataaataagcacttcactatgccattcataacgagtgaataagtattcgtgaaatatagcctaagagacccacacggtgcacacactgtcacctttacacacgtgggacaaggagtctccggagatcacataagtaaaactcacttgactagcataatgacatctagattacaagcatcatcagatgaatctcaatcatgtaaggcagctcatgagattattgtattgaagtacatagagagagatgaaccacatagctaccggtacagccccgagcctcgatggagaactactccctcctcatgggagcagcagcggtgatgaagatggcggtggagatggcagcggtgtcgatggagaagccttccgggggcacttccccgtccggcagggtgccggaacagagactcttgtcccccagatcttggcttcgcgatggcggcggctctggaaggcttcgcgtaccgtggcttcctctgtaagggttttcgatgcaggggctttatataggcgaaagggcagcgtcagagggtcgaagaggcggcgacaccatagggtggcgcgggccacacccaggccgcgccggcctatggtctggtgggcctgtggccccctccggtccttcccgggtgttcggaagcttcgtggaaaaataggaacccgggcgttgatttcgtccaattccgagaatatttcgttactaggatttacgaaaccaaaaacagcagaaaacgagagcggcacttcggcatcttgttaataggttagttccagaaaatgcacaaatatgacataaagtgtgcataaaacatgtaggtattatcaataaagtagcatggaacataagaaattatcgatacgttggagacgtatcagtgacataatcattcttaacacttctggacattgcacaaagctactgaaagttaatggaacaaagaaatccattcaacatatcaaaagaggcaatgcgaaataaaaggcggaatctgtcaaaacaaaacagttcgtaaagacgaattttccagaggcacttaacttgctcaaacggaaaaactcaaaactaatgaaagttgcgtacatatctgaggatcacgcacgtaaattggcagatttttttgatttttctacagagagatctatgcaaattcgtgacagactgaCAATTCGTTTACGTGCgataattcaaatctagtatcaactttaccatagagactttacttggcacaaaaacatgataaggagaggttgctacagtagtaacaacttccaagactcaacaatacagtagcaaaataaacacatgtgttatctcctaagaagtgctttctttatagccattaagatgggctcggtaattttaatgatgctctcatgaaaatagaaaataaagcaaaaggagcatcaagaagcaaattcaaaacacatttaagcctaacccacttcctatgaaaaggaatcttgtacacaaataaattcatgaagaacaaagtgacaagcataggaagataaaacacgagtaacttcaaaattctcaacataaagaggggaaatttaatattattaagatgcacaaccgtgtttccctctctcataataactttcagtagcatcattgataaaatccacaatataaccatcacttaaaacattcttatcatggttcatatgcataaaggtatcattatttttgacataagaaaaactcttctcattaatagtaattggagcaggatcattatcaagaatttgaacatggtaaacaagttgcatactaagggaatggtttttggcaatcccatcataactatgacaagtttcataaggataattgtaacatgtgtcatatccatctctatagcgattatctaaaccagaatatataatatcatcatttttactaaaagtaaaggtctcaaatataggatcttcaagcataacatccccaagcttagagctttcaatatcatcatttaagggaacatgaatagtgctaacatcattactttcataatcggtaacaaagagatttccaatatcaaagatagtgtgctcttccaaatcatgatcactgatatggttaaagggcataggaagatcattgtactcagattcattatcataataatcattaggagcaacatacttacggttacctattgttatctcatacacgcggggatatgccattacctctttcttcttattccccctcttcttcctcttcttcgttcccttcttcttcttttccttctcctcgttcccttctttaggaggaagaggcttgaaggaaggcttttccacataacctgatttagttcgagaaacaatagaagaaacttgggaggattcctccttttcattaataagtttgaaacacacagcggtcctatcatattttggcaaagtgtcatctttctaaaatattttgtatgtaagtatttgtgtggcaattatcaatgcaataagaaagacacccgtgCAGGACaccattaatatcaagagcactcatatccaccaaagaagtttttctcaataactcttcacaccccaaaaataaagtaagttcatcatgctgattaggagtgatttcatcatcacaatacaaatttgcagcactcataaggttcgaattattattggaggagcattgaaaattaaaatgacccactctatgacaAAGTTCAcagataaaaggatagagggcacaaacttttttaccaagatcatctagagtcctagaccactttctagttttttcatttctatgatagatacaatattcttcttcaatttcattcttttcacaaggtctatgaactccacaaaaattaacatgcttataggaaataacattttcgtaagtttgaacatgttcattgcaatcattaacaacaattttattttccatgcaagtgtctttaaaaggttcatgatacatgtaccaattttctttaggaacattaatatgggaAGCAAAGGCtatatagcaatcgaccataatttgaggatcaagaccatatttagcactaagctcttgaaaatcagcagtttgagcgaaagacttaatgcaatcatactcgtagtttatacctgattccttacctttgtcattctcccaatcttcagtattgctttgaattctttcaagaagatcccatctagcttcatccttcttgcttgtgaaagatccctccaaacaggcatctagatagtccttgtggtgtctcgaaagccttgcataaaaattattagtaataacattacggggagctcatgaatgggacatttgagcattagtgacttcaatctcccccacgcttgggaaatactctctccatcacgaggataaaagttataaatgtaattcctatcaatatgcacttcatgaggaggataaaatttggaataaaagagaggcacaatatccttccaatcaagagaatgcccatccttcagcagtttataccaatgcgccgctttaccagatagcgacatagagaataatttcttcctaacttcatccatagaaatacccgcacacttgaataacccgcataattcatgtaaaaacagtaaatgatcttcgggacggacagttccatccccttcatagcggttatctataacacgttcaataattttcataggtatcttgaaaggaatattttcagtaggtggatttaaaatatcacaagaatcattagagttatcgcatatgagagataaagtattatcagagcaaattttctcccctaaaactGGGAAGCtacaaagatcataaaaactagcttccccaagcttagacttttccatagcattagcgataattgcattcgtactaataacattgctactagcatgcaaataaggttccataggttttttaattttcgcatcaaacaattctaactcaggaaaaagattaaaaagctcactaaattttttgttgttttccattatgcctaactagtgaaaataaaaaacaagagacaaaaagataaaattgcagaatctaaaggagatagcttcgagcactcacacaccggcaacagtgctaggaaatagcttagtagtcggaggatgtgaataccttttaccttacctccccggcaacggcgccagaaaataacagATGAGAGAGATTTTTTCAGATTTGTTCTGTCTCCTGGTATAGCCTGGAAGGAGAGTCGACCGACCGCATTGCCACGCATAGGAAGTTAGGAACACGCGGCGAGGATGCACACGCATGGTcaacacgtacccaactcagttggtgcaccaagcaaaaaaaatTAGGATTCCACAAAAGGTgtttcgaactcgaactcgagtcacgcgcCACACGTGcgtggcgggcggcggaggaggagaagtgcACGAGGGCTCCTTCTCTTTTCACTCACTTGGAGGGACTAGAAGAGCAGCCTTTATAAACCActtcaactctctcccaactagcaatttgggtctgataaaaaaaaattaacaatgcgggactaaactttgtctccTAAGGTTGTCTCCAAACTGCCAACGTGATGTaccttgagatttcaaaaattgtaGGCTACATGGACTATCGTACTAGATTAGTTTCATTAGACATATCCTAAAATATACTCCGTATTATTATATGTGGATGTTAgaaaagtccggtttgaacctgggtgcatgtgaacccaggttggaaatgcattttccaaatgttaaaaaattctgaaataaaaataaccgggtacgtacgcatgttccatgtgtgcgtagaaagttttcgcggagaaaccacttttttttatttcagaatctaaaaaagacaaaatacgtcacatatatactgctatatagccctgcaaaatttcacttttttgccgagacaaaataaaaggttttttcgtcacgaaactcatgtccaaggcacatatttgagatcatctgggaaatcattttgtgtttcgatttttaaaacatgttttaacatcacaaacggaactttttaaaaagtgggttcacatgcccccatgttccATATATGCAGTCTCGTGGATGTTTGTGTATATTACAACATTTCCTGGTAGTTGAGGCCCATATACAGTGCACGGCCCAGCTTAAGAATACACGGCCGtaaccttcttcttctcctccaagaAGACACGGACATTTTGCTCAAAAGAAAATCAGACACGGACATAAACAAAGCACACGCGGCCGCTGTCTCTGTTCcccccccctccgccgccgccatggccgccgcccggaTGCTCCCGCTGCTGCGCCGCCGTGTCGCCGGCTTCCTCTCTCAACAGCCCGCCCCCTCGTCCCGAGGTGATCCCCAAACTTCTTACTCATCTCTTTTTCGTCCCCGTGTAAATCTTAGCACCAAATCTCCCTTGCGGAGCTCGGCGTGATTCATGGGTCAAAACCGGTTCCATGGCTCCTTCTTCCGTTATCCAGGTGGCTGTAATCGGAATCTATTACGCCGTTGCTCATCTTCTGTGCGCGCGAGCGGCTCCGCGACCTTCTGGTTCCATCTGAGTTCAGAAAATCCCTGCCTGCAGTGTTAGGACCGTGCCAGCAGTCTAGACTTCCAAGGTGTGGCATGCGAATGGAGGCTGGTAGTGTATATCTACGGCCGTTCCTCAATCCCATCTTTTGGGAGTAACCCTGACTAATTAAAAACAAGTTCCTTTGTGGGGAGTTAATAGTTCCTGCTAGATTGTCAAATTACTGAAAATTTTCATCATATGTTTCTCAGTTATTTGTGCATTTGCAATTAAAATGAATTAGCACCAACCGCAGTCCATCTTATGGGAGTGACCCTGAATAGTTAAGATTACTCTTGTTGCTGCAGGACTATTGTTTCCTTCTCCGGCAACAGCAGGGTTAAGGTCCCTCCAAACAATCATCGAAGCGGGCAACAATGCGTCACACGAGCGTCGCCATGACGCAGAGAATTCCAaaaccccgccgccaccgccagcttCGGTCCCTGCAGCCGCAGAGTCGAGCTTCAAAGTCAGGGACGCCTCGAGCCTGAAGATCTCGCCGAGACACGACCTGGCAATGATCTTCACGTGCAAGGTCTGCAACACCAGGTCCATGAAGATGGCCAGCCGGGAGTCATACGAGAACGGGGTGGTGGTCGCCCGCTGCGGTGGCTGCAACAACCTCCACCTGATGGCAGACAGGCTCGGTTGGTTCGGTGAGCCCGGGAGCATCGAGGACTTCCTGGCGGACAAAGGGGAGGAGGTGAAGAAAGGCGCGACGGATACTCTCAACTTCACTCTGGAGGACTTGGCTGGGACTCAGGTCAACTCCAAGGAAACCTCTGGGGAAAATTAGGTTTCTTTGTAATATGTTGTCTTATGGTCTAGCTGCTATAAAATGGTTAGCGAGAGTTTTTGGCTTGGTTTCATGTCCTCTCAAATAGAATACAAGTTGTTAAGTTCTTGCTTAAGGCTGCAATACTGAATTGCTTGTAGTGCACTACTCACATTCTGTAGCAGATTGTGTATTATCATCCTTGTTTGATCATGTTCCTGACAAAACAAGATAATGTAATGCTGCCTTCTGAAATTTTTGTTATGAAAACTGTACTGTTAACTACAAGTATGGCTAGTTGCCAGTTGCATTTGGAATTTTACAAACCTGACAATGAACAGACACACATAATTTGACAGTTATGAAAACTGTACTGATTTTACAAACCTGACAATGAACAGACACACATAATTTGACAGTTGCTATTCAAAATTTACACTGAATGCAACAAGTGAACTGTTCCTCTATCATGTGCTATCAGCTAACCTGAAATCGATAACGCCTCTACATAAAATTAGGGCATTCCTGACCAGCTGCCTGCTACTCAACAACAACCTGTTCTTACATGTCAACAACAAAAAGGTAAAACAAAATCTGTTCTTATCTACACCTCATGCTGTGAACACAGAAAGTTCTAATTGTACATTTTCTGTTACGCAGAGAAAGAATCAGTAATGGATCAGCAGTATCTATCAACAGAGGGGGGTGCCTTAGTGCTTCTGGAAGACTACCATGCAGAAGAAGGCTATGCAGCGGAAGATCACCCCATTGGCCATGAGCACCcataaacagagacttctgttgcTGATGTCGTAGCCGCTCTTTTGTAGCGAACCGCATCGTGTTATCAGCCACACCCCGGAGTAGCTGCAACCAGGAACAATCAGGTGCTTGATACAGAGACAAATTTACTTACGAGTTTGCGTATGTCAGGAAAGAATTTGATGGGGAGATGTACTTGTGAGCGTTGGCGATCACGAACGCCTC includes these proteins:
- the LOC124677586 gene encoding DNL-type zinc finger protein-like; the encoded protein is MAAARMLPLLRRRVAGFLSQQPAPSSRGLLFPSPATAGLRSLQTIIEAGNNASHERRHDAENSKTPPPPPASVPAAAESSFKVRDASSLKISPRHDLAMIFTCKVCNTRSMKMASRESYENGVVVARCGGCNNLHLMADRLGWFGEPGSIEDFLADKGEEVKKGATDTLNFTLEDLAGTQVNSKETSGEN